From one Catellatospora sp. IY07-71 genomic stretch:
- a CDS encoding macrolide family glycosyltransferase: MGRHIAFVNIPAIGHVFPTLAVVQELTRRGHRVTYGTTESRRAALAEAGAAVHAYRSLRPPDSDPTVRAPDRSGYISHSLLSFLEEAEAAYAQLAPVYRDDPPDLVVFDRMAFAGRVLAARMELPSVQLWPMLVSNEHWSMAQALNAFDPTDPVLHTYLAKLERFLGTHCPALAPEEFLSPQPEAHLAFYPRAFQYAGERFGPGYRFVGPCLRRTPLRWRPPRDRDVILVTLGTIYNARPDFYRYCADAFAGSDWHVVLAVGERIDLDALGRLPRNVELHRFVPQLDVLAHATALICHAGMGGVMEAMSHGVPVLAAPQTLEQEANALRVEELSLGVRLPAGLTDPGALKDTVELMVKDPAIGDGVDHLRRAVATAGGAARAADIIEDCLT, translated from the coding sequence GTGGGTAGGCACATCGCGTTCGTCAACATCCCCGCCATCGGGCACGTGTTCCCCACCCTGGCCGTGGTCCAGGAGCTGACGCGCCGCGGACACCGGGTCACCTACGGCACCACCGAGAGCCGCCGTGCGGCGCTGGCCGAGGCGGGGGCGGCCGTGCACGCGTACCGGTCGCTGCGCCCGCCGGACAGCGACCCGACGGTGCGCGCGCCCGACCGGTCCGGCTACATCAGCCACAGCCTGCTCAGCTTCCTGGAGGAGGCCGAGGCCGCGTACGCGCAGCTCGCCCCCGTCTACCGGGACGACCCGCCGGACCTGGTCGTCTTCGACCGGATGGCGTTCGCCGGGCGGGTCCTGGCCGCCCGGATGGAGCTGCCGTCGGTCCAGCTGTGGCCGATGCTCGTCTCCAACGAGCACTGGTCGATGGCGCAGGCGCTGAACGCGTTCGACCCGACCGACCCGGTCCTGCACACCTATCTGGCCAAACTGGAGCGTTTCCTCGGCACGCACTGCCCGGCCCTGGCACCGGAGGAGTTCCTCAGCCCGCAACCCGAGGCGCACCTGGCGTTCTACCCACGCGCGTTCCAGTACGCGGGGGAGCGGTTCGGCCCCGGCTACCGGTTCGTCGGGCCGTGTCTGCGGCGTACGCCGCTGCGCTGGCGGCCGCCCCGGGACCGGGACGTCATCCTGGTCACCCTCGGCACGATCTACAACGCCCGGCCCGACTTCTACCGCTACTGCGCGGACGCGTTCGCGGGCAGCGACTGGCACGTGGTGCTCGCCGTGGGGGAGCGGATCGACCTGGACGCGCTCGGCCGCCTGCCCCGCAACGTCGAGCTGCACCGTTTCGTGCCGCAGCTGGACGTGCTCGCCCACGCCACCGCGCTGATCTGCCATGCGGGCATGGGCGGGGTGATGGAGGCGATGAGCCACGGCGTGCCGGTGCTCGCCGCGCCGCAGACCCTGGAGCAGGAGGCCAACGCGCTGCGGGTGGAGGAGCTGAGCCTCGGCGTACGGCTCCCGGCCGGCCTGACCGACCCCGGCGCGCTGAAGGACACCGTCGAGCTGATGGTCAAGGACCCGGCCATCGGCGACGGCGTGGACCACCTGCGCCGTGCGGTCGCCACCGCGGGCGGCGCGGCGCGGGCCGCCGACATCATCGAGGACTGCCTGACCTGA
- a CDS encoding SGNH/GDSL hydrolase family protein, whose amino-acid sequence MIKRRRVVAGLAGLGLAAASLVAAAGPASGGIPPRWVGTWGTALTAPSLANTGSSLNGFADQSIRQIVRVSLGGEQVRLRFTNAYGTGPLTIGHATVGLPAAPGSPTLQAGSVREVTFNGGSASATVYKGAEVLSDPVDLPVAGTSELAVTIYLPTPTGATSWHWTARQTSYVYAGDRAADTDGTGQTAAYNHFYYLAGVEVSTKTGLGTVVVLGDSISDGSGSTLGANTRWPDYLATRINSTWPALGDPGVINVALAGNQVTKDGLAINSPALGNSALARLDDDVFNQPGVRSVFVELGINDVHLSGFTAEQVIAGLGQLAAQAEAHGLRTVVATLGPFEGYATWTPEKEAVRQAVNTWLRGDTGFDGLVDFDQILRDPANPSKVLPAYDSGDHIHPNDTGAQALANAVPLWLL is encoded by the coding sequence ATGATCAAACGTAGGCGTGTCGTGGCGGGGCTGGCCGGTCTCGGCCTGGCCGCGGCGAGCCTGGTCGCGGCGGCCGGCCCGGCTTCGGGCGGGATCCCGCCGCGGTGGGTGGGGACCTGGGGGACCGCCCTGACCGCGCCGAGCCTGGCCAACACGGGCAGCAGCCTCAACGGGTTCGCCGACCAGTCGATCCGGCAGATCGTGCGGGTGTCGCTGGGCGGTGAGCAGGTCCGGCTGCGGTTCACCAACGCGTACGGCACCGGCCCGCTCACGATCGGCCACGCCACCGTCGGCCTGCCCGCCGCGCCGGGCTCGCCGACGCTGCAGGCGGGGTCGGTCCGGGAGGTCACCTTCAACGGCGGGTCGGCGTCGGCGACCGTGTACAAGGGTGCGGAGGTGCTGTCCGACCCGGTCGACCTGCCGGTGGCGGGCACGTCCGAGCTCGCGGTGACGATCTACCTGCCGACCCCGACCGGTGCCACCTCCTGGCACTGGACGGCACGGCAGACCTCGTACGTCTACGCCGGGGACCGGGCCGCCGACACCGACGGCACCGGCCAGACGGCTGCGTACAACCACTTCTACTACCTGGCCGGGGTCGAGGTCTCGACCAAGACCGGCCTGGGCACGGTCGTGGTGCTGGGCGACTCGATCTCCGACGGGTCGGGCTCGACGCTGGGCGCGAACACCCGCTGGCCGGACTACCTCGCCACGCGGATCAACAGCACCTGGCCCGCTCTCGGCGACCCCGGTGTGATCAACGTGGCCCTCGCGGGCAACCAGGTCACCAAGGACGGGCTGGCCATCAACAGCCCGGCCCTGGGCAACAGCGCCCTGGCCCGCCTCGACGACGACGTGTTCAACCAGCCCGGCGTGCGCAGCGTGTTCGTCGAGCTGGGCATCAACGACGTGCACCTGTCCGGCTTCACCGCCGAACAGGTCATCGCCGGGCTCGGCCAGCTCGCGGCGCAGGCCGAGGCCCACGGGCTGCGCACCGTCGTGGCCACCCTCGGCCCGTTCGAGGGCTACGCGACGTGGACGCCGGAGAAGGAGGCCGTCCGGCAGGCGGTCAACACGTGGCTGCGCGGCGACACCGGGTTCGACGGGCTGGTCGACTTCGACCAGATCCTGCGCGACCCGGCCAACCCGAGCAAGGTCCTGCCCGCCTACGACAGCGGCGACCACATCCACCCCAACGACACCGGCGCCCAGGCCCTGGCCAACGCCGTGCCGCTCTGGCTGCTCTGA
- a CDS encoding condensation domain-containing protein, which yields MRHLPLSALQQRFWYLCTAYPGDASPILVLNWRLRGPLDVAAWRAAVDTVVDRHESLRTGFVLRDGEPVQVVMPPAGIDTELVDLRELPGGERDARAGELLRARTHRLLDLTADPLVGSCLLRLDDDHHVFCFTMHHLLADGASLRIVGREIRAAYLAALDGTKPDLPELTLQYGDFAQWQAAQDQAADLAYWCERLAGAPSLELPTDSPRPAEKSAHSAEHIHQMGPDLAAQVIELSRRTRCTPFMVLLAALQVLLRERSGQDGFCVGTPVAGRVRAEFEPVVGLFANTLALRADLSGDPTFTDLLRRARTGVIGGLQRQSVPLGKIISTLGVPRDPGRTQLFDVVFSMRNDNPVLASHLGPLEIEGFPHGHAKVLHDLVFDIWRLDEAGLRAGIRYDTALFRPDTVAELAERYEQILSAAVARPGDRLSETGALRG from the coding sequence GTGAGACATCTGCCGCTGTCGGCGCTGCAACAGCGCTTCTGGTACCTCTGCACCGCGTACCCCGGCGACGCGTCGCCGATCCTGGTGCTCAACTGGCGCCTGCGCGGCCCGCTGGACGTGGCCGCCTGGCGGGCGGCGGTGGACACCGTCGTGGACCGGCACGAGAGCCTGCGCACCGGCTTCGTGCTCCGCGACGGCGAGCCGGTGCAGGTCGTCATGCCGCCCGCCGGGATCGACACGGAGCTGGTGGACCTGCGTGAGCTGCCCGGCGGCGAGCGGGACGCCCGGGCCGGGGAGCTGCTGCGCGCCCGTACCCACCGATTGCTGGACCTCACCGCCGACCCGCTGGTCGGCTCGTGCCTGCTGCGGTTGGACGACGACCACCACGTCTTCTGCTTCACCATGCACCACCTGCTGGCCGACGGCGCGTCGCTGCGCATCGTCGGCCGCGAGATCCGCGCCGCCTACCTCGCCGCCCTCGACGGGACCAAACCCGACCTGCCGGAGCTGACGCTGCAGTACGGCGACTTCGCGCAGTGGCAGGCGGCGCAGGACCAGGCCGCCGACCTGGCGTACTGGTGCGAGCGGCTGGCCGGCGCCCCGTCGCTGGAGCTGCCCACCGACTCGCCCCGGCCGGCCGAGAAGTCCGCGCACAGCGCCGAGCACATCCACCAGATGGGCCCGGACCTGGCCGCCCAGGTGATCGAGCTGTCCCGGCGGACCCGCTGCACCCCGTTCATGGTGCTGCTCGCGGCGCTGCAGGTGCTGCTGCGCGAGCGCAGCGGCCAGGACGGCTTCTGCGTGGGCACGCCGGTCGCCGGGCGGGTCCGCGCCGAGTTCGAGCCGGTGGTCGGGCTGTTCGCGAACACGCTCGCGCTGCGCGCCGACCTGTCCGGCGACCCGACCTTCACCGACCTGCTCCGGCGTGCCCGGACCGGTGTCATCGGGGGGCTCCAGCGCCAGTCCGTGCCCCTCGGGAAGATAATTTCGACGCTGGGCGTGCCCCGCGATCCCGGCCGCACCCAGCTGTTCGACGTCGTGTTCAGCATGCGCAACGACAACCCGGTGCTCGCCTCGCACCTGGGCCCGCTGGAGATCGAGGGCTTCCCGCACGGGCACGCCAAGGTGCTGCACGACCTCGTGTTCGACATCTGGCGGCTGGACGAGGCGGGACTGCGCGCCGGGATCCGCTACGACACCGCGCTGTTCCGGCCCGACACCGTCGCGGAACTGGCCGAACGCTACGAGCAGATCCTGTCCGCCGCGGTCGCCCGGCCGGGGGACCGCCTCTCGGAGACGGGGGCGCTCCGTGGGTAG
- a CDS encoding acyl carrier protein — MSAGLSGRLAALVHDATTGTVTAEQALAGGSLRALGLDSLGALRLIDAIDLEFGVEVDLGDGPGADTLDAITRMVEERL; from the coding sequence GTGAGCGCGGGGCTGAGCGGCCGCCTGGCCGCGCTGGTGCACGACGCCACCACCGGGACGGTCACCGCCGAGCAGGCGCTGGCCGGGGGCTCGCTGCGGGCCCTGGGCCTGGACTCGCTCGGCGCGCTGCGGCTGATCGACGCCATCGACCTGGAGTTCGGCGTCGAGGTGGACCTCGGCGACGGGCCGGGCGCGGACACCCTCGACGCGATCACCCGGATGGTGGAGGAACGGCTGTGA
- a CDS encoding right-handed parallel beta-helix repeat-containing protein codes for MRVTTSAAAVALAAAAVLALPAPAALAAPTRYEAETSPAVCVGTIDSNWSGFSGSGFCNGTNSTSGYVQFTVSAFAAGSATVGVRFANGTTTARPASLVVNGATVQSVSFEGTGTWDAWTTKTLTVNVNAGSNTIRLSPTTSGGLANVDHLEFEVGSTPPPTNALYVATNGNDSNAGTLSAPLRTVQRAVDLAQAGYTIYLRGGTYAPSTNIQLLKNGTSSQPITLRSYNGERAIIDGENMPYTPGALDSSIPRADRGAIHIEGDWWRLVGLEIINGPYGVFGLDTNNSVFERLVTRDNYESGLHLQGSSSNNLVLNLDAYGNRDPRKNGESADGLAIKEGSGSGNVVRGVRLWNNSDDGLDFWMFQSPILLENSLAWGNGFNRWNLPNYTGDGNGFKLGGNAVSASHTVRNSMTWDNAVGGFIDNNNPGQHVIDHCTAWDNPGTGFNFNRSDSTLTKNLAVANGTAVSLGSNSSGSGNSWDLGGSWSFQSTSPSTITGPRNADGSIPSSTFLRPSNGADVGARF; via the coding sequence CGCCGCGGCCGTCGCGCTGGCGGCCGCGGCGGTGCTCGCACTGCCCGCGCCCGCGGCGCTGGCCGCGCCGACCCGGTACGAGGCCGAGACCTCGCCCGCCGTCTGCGTCGGCACGATCGACAGCAACTGGTCCGGGTTCTCGGGCAGCGGCTTCTGCAACGGCACCAACTCCACCAGCGGCTACGTGCAGTTCACGGTCAGCGCGTTCGCCGCGGGCAGCGCGACGGTCGGCGTCCGCTTCGCCAACGGGACCACCACCGCCCGCCCCGCCTCGCTGGTGGTAAACGGCGCGACCGTGCAGAGCGTCTCGTTCGAGGGCACCGGCACCTGGGACGCCTGGACCACGAAGACGCTGACCGTGAACGTCAACGCGGGCAGCAACACGATCCGGCTCAGCCCCACCACCTCGGGCGGTCTGGCGAACGTGGACCACCTCGAGTTCGAGGTCGGCAGCACGCCGCCGCCCACGAACGCCCTGTATGTGGCCACCAACGGCAATGACTCGAACGCGGGCACGCTGAGCGCGCCGCTGCGCACCGTGCAGCGAGCGGTGGACCTGGCTCAGGCCGGCTACACCATCTACCTGCGCGGCGGGACGTACGCGCCGAGCACCAACATCCAGCTGCTCAAGAACGGCACGTCGAGCCAGCCGATCACCCTGCGCAGCTACAACGGCGAGCGGGCGATCATCGACGGCGAGAACATGCCGTACACCCCGGGTGCGCTGGACTCCTCGATCCCGCGCGCGGACCGCGGCGCGATCCACATCGAGGGCGACTGGTGGCGCCTCGTCGGGCTGGAGATCATCAACGGGCCGTACGGCGTCTTCGGCCTGGACACCAACAACAGCGTGTTCGAGCGCCTGGTCACCCGGGACAACTACGAGAGCGGCCTGCACCTGCAGGGCTCGTCGAGCAACAACCTGGTGCTGAACCTCGACGCGTACGGCAACCGCGACCCGCGCAAGAACGGGGAGAGCGCCGACGGCCTGGCCATCAAGGAGGGCTCCGGCAGCGGCAACGTGGTGCGCGGCGTGCGGCTGTGGAACAACTCCGACGACGGGCTGGACTTCTGGATGTTCCAGTCGCCGATCCTGCTGGAGAACAGCCTGGCCTGGGGCAACGGCTTCAACCGGTGGAACCTGCCGAACTACACCGGTGACGGCAACGGGTTCAAGCTGGGCGGCAACGCGGTCTCCGCGAGCCACACCGTGCGCAACAGCATGACCTGGGACAACGCGGTCGGCGGGTTCATCGACAACAACAACCCGGGCCAGCACGTGATCGACCACTGCACCGCCTGGGACAACCCGGGCACCGGTTTCAACTTCAACCGCTCCGACAGCACGCTGACGAAGAACCTGGCCGTGGCCAACGGCACGGCGGTGTCGCTGGGCTCGAACTCCAGCGGCTCGGGCAACTCGTGGGACCTGGGCGGCAGCTGGTCGTTCCAGAGCACCAGCCCGAGCACCATCACCGGGCCGCGTAACGCCGACGGCTCGATCCCCTCCTCCACGTTCCTGCGCCCGAGCAACGGCGCCGACGTGGGAGCCCGCTTCTAG
- a CDS encoding ABC transporter ATP-binding protein, with product MWDTLRRALRLSPELRRGLVVTLLLAVGMTAGRAAVPVAVQRAIDDGLRGPGGPDFAVVAAIGAAGLAVLAVSMLCGYAMMLRLFDVSETALAAVRVKVFRHIHELSVHHVGAQRRGALVARATSDVDQVTSFLQWNGVVLFICAGQTLVTGAVMFFYSWPLALVVLAVFAPVGWVVRACMRNLAAAYGTVRERSAEMLAMVSESVTGADVIRSYDVADRAVGRLDRAVDAHRHASQRASRLTVTAYSVGELATGVALAATAVLGVVLGVAGRLTVGEIAAFLFLVAQFALPAQVAGEMLNGLQNAVAGWRRVLDVLDIPPDVTEHAEAVELPAGPVPVSLRGVGFTYPGTAEPVLREVDLDIAAGSRVAVVGRTGAGKTTLAKLVARLADPSSGRILLAGVPLDRVRLSSLRERVILVPQEGFLFRGTLADNIRFGRPLDHDEVAAVLRELGLLDWAARLPEGLDTVVGERGESLSVGERQFVALARAHAAGADLLILDEATSAVDPAAEVRLRTAMAQVAFGRTTITVAHRLATAREADEVIVIDGGRAVQRGHHDELVAVAGSAYAKLHEAWLAGERALA from the coding sequence ATGTGGGACACGTTGCGCCGCGCGCTGCGGCTCTCGCCCGAGCTGCGCCGCGGCCTGGTGGTCACGCTGCTGCTGGCGGTGGGCATGACCGCGGGCCGGGCGGCGGTGCCGGTGGCGGTGCAGCGGGCGATCGACGACGGTCTGCGCGGGCCCGGCGGCCCGGATTTCGCCGTGGTCGCCGCGATCGGCGCGGCCGGGCTGGCCGTGCTCGCCGTGTCGATGCTGTGCGGGTACGCGATGATGCTGCGCCTGTTCGACGTGAGCGAGACCGCGCTGGCGGCGGTGCGGGTGAAGGTGTTCCGGCACATCCACGAGCTGTCGGTGCACCACGTCGGGGCGCAGCGGCGCGGCGCGCTGGTGGCCCGGGCGACCTCCGACGTGGACCAGGTCACCTCGTTCCTGCAGTGGAACGGGGTGGTGCTGTTCATCTGCGCCGGGCAGACGCTGGTCACCGGCGCGGTGATGTTCTTCTACTCGTGGCCGCTGGCGCTGGTGGTGCTCGCGGTGTTCGCGCCGGTCGGGTGGGTGGTGCGCGCCTGCATGCGCAACCTCGCCGCGGCGTACGGGACGGTGCGCGAGCGCTCGGCAGAGATGCTCGCGATGGTGTCGGAGAGCGTCACCGGCGCGGACGTGATCCGCTCCTACGACGTCGCCGACCGGGCCGTCGGCCGGCTGGATCGGGCGGTCGACGCGCACCGGCACGCCTCCCAGCGCGCCTCGCGGCTCACCGTCACCGCGTACTCCGTCGGCGAGCTGGCCACCGGGGTCGCGCTGGCCGCCACGGCGGTGCTCGGGGTGGTGCTCGGCGTGGCGGGCCGGCTGACGGTCGGCGAGATCGCGGCGTTCCTCTTCCTGGTGGCGCAGTTCGCGCTGCCCGCGCAGGTGGCCGGGGAGATGCTGAACGGGCTGCAGAACGCCGTCGCCGGGTGGCGGCGGGTGCTGGACGTGCTCGACATCCCGCCGGACGTCACCGAGCACGCCGAGGCGGTCGAGCTGCCGGCGGGGCCGGTGCCGGTGTCGCTGCGGGGCGTGGGGTTCACCTATCCGGGCACGGCCGAGCCGGTGCTGCGCGAGGTGGACCTGGACATCGCGGCGGGCAGCCGGGTCGCGGTGGTGGGCCGGACGGGTGCCGGCAAGACCACGCTGGCCAAGCTCGTGGCCCGGCTGGCCGACCCGTCGTCCGGCCGGATCCTGCTGGCCGGGGTGCCCCTGGACCGGGTACGCCTGAGCAGCCTGCGCGAGCGGGTGATCCTCGTGCCGCAGGAGGGTTTCCTGTTCCGGGGGACGCTCGCCGACAACATCCGGTTCGGGCGCCCGCTCGACCACGACGAGGTGGCAGCCGTCCTGCGCGAACTGGGCCTGCTGGATTGGGCGGCCCGCCTGCCGGAGGGATTGGACACGGTCGTCGGCGAGCGCGGGGAGAGCCTGAGCGTGGGCGAGCGGCAGTTCGTGGCGCTGGCCCGTGCCCATGCGGCGGGCGCGGACCTGCTGATCCTGGACGAGGCGACAAGTGCCGTCGACCCGGCGGCCGAGGTGCGGCTGCGCACCGCGATGGCGCAGGTGGCGTTCGGGCGGACCACGATCACCGTCGCGCACCGGCTGGCCACCGCACGCGAGGCGGACGAGGTGATCGTGATCGACGGGGGCCGGGCGGTGCAGCGCGGCCACCACGACGAACTCGTCGCGGTGGCCGGTTCGGCGTACGCGAAGCTGCACGAGGCCTGGCTCGCCGGGGAGCGGGCGCTGGCCTGA
- a CDS encoding ABC transporter ATP-binding protein → MKARELISRGARLCGHMIRSEPRLFAISLGGACLVVGLSIGSAFVIGAVVADVVAPMLDRGRVDAGLLALAAAALLGVSALKVLGIFSRRLGAVHLQQSLQARQRKQIVRKYLSLPPAWHRDNPTGALLSNASSDVDAAASPAGSLAYAIATVFLLAGALTALFAVDWTLGLVGVVVFPGLVTVFAAYSRLVAPRHRRSQAIRAQVTALAHESFDGALTVKVMGREEHQTARFAAQVGELRGTLVSIGRARAWHDPVIDALPQFGTVAVLIVGAWRCEQGALGLSELTTAAFLFALLDMPIRAIGWLLGALPRAVAGAERVDRVLAAADAPPYGTVEVSGPAELRFAGVGVRGLDGVSFRVAPGRVVAVVGRTGSGKSSVAAAAARLLPPESGAVLLGGVDIRELSTAAYARAVAYLPQVPFLFQDSVRANVTLDRPGLDDDAVWQALGVAQADDFVRALPDGLDTAVGERGAALSGGQRQRLALARALAGRPRLLVLDDATSAVDPVVEADILAGLRAAHGPAMLVVATRRPAIALADEVVYLDRGRVAALGTHQELMAGEPGYRELLAAYDRRVAA, encoded by the coding sequence GTGAAGGCGCGGGAGCTGATCAGCCGCGGTGCCCGGCTGTGCGGTCACATGATCCGGTCCGAGCCCCGGCTGTTCGCGATCTCGCTGGGCGGGGCGTGCCTGGTGGTGGGCCTGTCCATCGGCAGCGCGTTCGTGATCGGCGCGGTCGTCGCCGACGTGGTGGCGCCGATGCTCGACCGCGGCCGGGTCGACGCCGGGCTGCTGGCCCTGGCCGCCGCCGCGCTGCTGGGGGTGAGCGCGCTGAAGGTGCTGGGCATCTTCAGCCGGCGGCTGGGCGCCGTGCACCTGCAGCAGAGCCTGCAGGCGCGGCAGCGCAAACAGATCGTGCGCAAGTACCTCAGCCTGCCGCCGGCCTGGCACCGGGACAACCCGACCGGAGCGCTGCTGTCCAACGCGTCGTCGGACGTGGACGCCGCCGCGTCGCCGGCGGGCAGCCTCGCGTACGCGATCGCGACGGTGTTCCTGCTGGCCGGGGCGCTGACCGCGCTGTTCGCCGTCGACTGGACGCTCGGCCTGGTCGGCGTGGTGGTCTTCCCGGGGCTGGTCACGGTGTTCGCCGCGTACTCGCGCCTGGTGGCCCCGCGCCACCGGCGCAGCCAGGCGATCCGCGCGCAGGTCACCGCGCTGGCGCACGAGAGCTTCGACGGCGCGCTGACGGTCAAGGTGATGGGCCGCGAGGAGCATCAGACGGCCCGGTTCGCCGCGCAGGTCGGCGAGCTGCGCGGCACCCTGGTGTCGATCGGCCGGGCCCGTGCCTGGCACGACCCGGTCATCGACGCGCTACCCCAGTTCGGCACGGTCGCGGTGCTCATCGTGGGCGCCTGGCGGTGCGAGCAGGGTGCGCTGGGGCTGAGCGAGCTGACCACGGCGGCGTTCCTGTTCGCGCTGCTGGACATGCCGATCCGGGCCATCGGCTGGCTGCTCGGGGCGCTGCCCCGGGCGGTGGCGGGAGCCGAGCGGGTGGACCGGGTGCTCGCCGCCGCGGACGCGCCGCCGTACGGCACCGTCGAGGTGAGCGGGCCGGCCGAGCTGCGATTCGCCGGGGTGGGTGTGCGGGGCCTGGACGGCGTGTCGTTCCGGGTGGCGCCCGGCCGGGTGGTCGCGGTGGTCGGCCGGACGGGCTCCGGGAAGTCGAGCGTCGCGGCCGCCGCCGCCCGGCTGCTGCCGCCCGAGTCCGGCGCGGTGCTGCTCGGCGGCGTGGACATCCGCGAGCTCAGCACCGCCGCGTACGCGCGCGCCGTCGCCTACCTGCCGCAGGTGCCGTTCCTGTTCCAGGACAGCGTGCGGGCCAACGTGACGCTGGACCGGCCCGGTCTCGACGACGACGCGGTGTGGCAGGCGCTGGGCGTGGCGCAGGCCGACGACTTCGTCCGGGCGCTGCCCGACGGGCTGGACACCGCGGTCGGCGAGCGGGGCGCGGCCCTGTCCGGCGGGCAGCGGCAGCGGCTCGCGCTGGCCCGCGCGCTGGCCGGGCGGCCCCGGCTGCTCGTGCTCGACGACGCCACCAGCGCCGTGGACCCGGTGGTGGAGGCGGACATCCTGGCCGGGCTGCGCGCCGCGCACGGCCCGGCGATGCTCGTGGTCGCCACCCGCCGGCCCGCCATCGCGCTGGCCGACGAGGTCGTCTACCTGGATCGGGGCCGGGTCGCGGCGCTCGGCACGCATCAGGAGCTGATGGCGGGCGAGCCGGGTTACCGGGAGCTGCTGGCGGCGTACGACCGGAGGGTGGCGGCGTGA